GCTTCAAGCTGACTGTTTTGCTGGAATTTGGGCTAATCACTCAAAACATCTACTAGAAGATGGAGATATTGAAGAAGCACTAAATGCAGCTTCAATGATAGGCGATGATGTATTACAAGAAAAAGCTCAAGGTTACGCCGTGCCTGACTCATTTACTCATGGAAGTGCTAAACAAAGAAGAGATGCATTTTACTTAGGGTATAAAGAGGGCGATGTTAAAAAGTGCAGGTTTTAAGCTAAATTTTAAGCGTCCTAAATTTAGTCAAATTTATAAAATTTCCTAACTTCTAAATCTCCTTATTTTAGTTATAATAGACAAAAAATAAGGAGCTATATTGGAAGATCAAAAAAGCAGCTACGGTCTAGGCATTATTGTTACATTGTTAAGTGCCTTATTTTGGGGGTTTTCTTCAGCTTGTGGACAGTATCTTTTTGAACAAAAAAATATCTCTCCTGAGTGGCTTGTAACAACAAGGCTTATTTTAAGTGGAATTTTACTTCTTTCTTACTCTATTTATAAACAAAAAGCCCAAATTTTACTTATCTTTACAAATAAAAAAGATACATTAATACTTATCTTTTATGCTATTTTTGGTCTTTACGCTTGTCAATATACATATTATTTAACGATAGATTTAAGCAATGCTGCTATTGCTACTATTTTACAATACACTTCGCCGATATTTATCATAATTTTTGTTGGTATAGTAGATAAAACTCTACCTAGTTTAAAAGAAATTTTAGCTCTTATTTGCGTGGTAATTGGCGTTTTTATCCTTGCTACTCATGGCGATCCTTCAAATTTAGTCATACCGCCTAAAGCTATCATTACAGGACTTTTATCAGCTCTTTGTATTTTGGTTTATAGCATAACTCCTATTAAGATAAATCGCCGTTATGGCATTCTTACATGCCTTGCTTTAGGGCTTAGTATGAGTGGCGTTATGTCTTCAGTGATGTGTAGAGCTTGGAGTTTAGAAGGAGTTAGTGATCTACCAGGAGTTGGGGCTTTACTTGGTGTAGTACTTTGTGGAACGGTCTTATCATTTAGCCTGTATATGAAAGGTTTATCAATACTTGGTCCAACAAAAGCTAGCCTTATAGCATCTATAGAGCCTGTAACCTCAGCATTTTTCATATGGATATGGTTAGGCGTAACATTTGTAGCATTTGATTTTTTAGGCTTTTTTCTGATAATAGCCTCTACGATAATTTTGGCAAAAAAATGATAAATTTAATTAGACAAAAAGATCCTGCAAATTTTGGATTAATATATGCTATAAAGGCTCTGTTTGGTGTAAGTTTAACTTGCTTAATCACATTTACATTAGCTGGTAAAGCCTTGATGCTTTGGGCTATAAGTGGGTGCGTTAGTGTGTTTTTTATCACAACTTTTAAAGGCTCAAACAAAGATAGAATTCTAGGGCTTATGCTGTTTGTGTTTTTATCTTTTAATCTAATTTTGCTATCAAATTTTATAAATGCCTTAGGAATTTGGCTATTTTTGCCCGCATTTGTATGGATATTTTTAGCTCAAATTTTATCTTTATACAGCATAAATTTAAGTATTGCCATGATAAATTCAGCATTTATCTGCTTTGTGGTTTTAGTGGTTAGTTCTGGAATTTCAAATTTCAACTCAAAATTTGCAGCATTTGGCTTTATACTTGGTTCAGTTATAGCTTTAATAATTAGAGGATTTTCTAACTACGGCAAATTTACAAAAAGAGCTTTTAAAGTGATATTTAATGAACTCTCTTTTTTAGCAAAAGGTCAAATTTCAACTGCTCAAATCCTAGATAAAATATCAAAAACAAAAGATATACTAAATGTTAAAAGCTCCCAGTTTAGAGATGATAACCTTATACAAAATCACACAAAAGTAGCCTTTTATCTATACAAATGTGAAGAGTTGGTTCACGCTTTGGCTTTATTAAATTTAGACCATACTGATGAGATTGTAGAAAATATAAATGAGCTAAGAAAGCTCTTTTTAGATGAAGAACTAATTTTTAAGTATGAATTTAAAAACAGTAAAAACGCTATCGTATATGAAATTTTAGATGATATTAAAAATGGCAGTAACGCTCCTTTGCTTCCAAAAAAAGCAAAATTTAGCCTTAAATCCTTCATAAATAGCCTAAATTTAAACAATCAAACCTTTAAATTTAGCCTTAAATTCGCTCTTGCTATTGCAATATCGCTTATAATTGCAAATTTAGCCCAAATTGAGCGTGGAGTTTGGGTAGCTATTGGAACGCTATGTGTGATGAAAGTAAGCGTTACAGAAGTTACTAAAGCAACATTTCAGGCCATCATAAGCACAACTTTAGCAGTTGTTTTTGCTGTTTTTATGATAAACTTACTGAGTGGATCGTTTATGATTTATCCATTTATTTTTGTTGCTATTTTTATGCTTTTTTACTTTAAGATTTTTAGCTATCCTGTTTCAAATTTTGGGCTTATTGTATGCGTAAGTATCTATTTTTTTGCTATAAGTGGGGATTTTAAATCACTTATGATTTTACGATTAATGGATATGAGTTTTGGCTTTTTAATAGCTTGCTTTGTTAGTTTTTTTATATTTCCAGTTAAAAACTCTCAAAAATTTAAGCCTTTAGTAAATGAGATATTAGAAAATTTTGTAAATATTTCTAACTCAATCATACAAAATCAAAAAACTGGAGAATTTACTACTTTAAATAGCAAAAACACAGATAAAATAAGCCAGTTTAGAGGGCTATTTAAAAGCCCTTTGAATACAAAATTTGATGAAATTTCTAAAGCTTTAGTAAATATTAGAATTTACTCTCTTAAAAACGGCATCAATAGTGAGCTAAAAAAGGATATTTTAGATCTTAAAATCCGCTTTATTATGCTAATCTCAAAGCTAAACAGTAGACCTTATTACTTTAAAGACGAGCAAGATTTTAGTCTAAATTTAACTAAACACTTAGCAAATTTACAAAGCCAAATTTATAATGATATCTCGCCAAATAGCCTAAATTAAGAATTTCAGGCTATCTTAAAACTACTTAAATTTAGGCGATACAAATACCAAATATAAGCCCATTGCTAAAAGCATAATAAATGATGATGCTATATAAACGCCACTAAAACCAAAACTCGGTTCTAAAAATCCAAGAAGTGGCGGACTTATGCCAATGCCTAAATTTGCAGCGATGAAAAAAGTAGAATTTGCTAAGCCTATTTTACTTGATGGAGCAAGCTTTACTACCATGCTTTGAGCTAAACTTTTAAATGTTGCCCAGCCAAAAGCTAGGAAAAAAGCCGAAGCTAAGATAAAAATTGAGCTTTTTGCAATACCAAGCAGAAAAACACTTAAAGCCAAACTAAAAAGTGTTGCTAAGCTTACTAAATTTGGACCAAATTTATCAAAAACACTTCCACAAATCCAAACCGCAAAAAGAGCTACAATAGAGTAAAATGGATAGTATAAAGCTCCAGAATTTGTTAGGTTTAATCCTTGCGTGTGAGCACTTAAAAAAGCTAAAATCCCACCATAAGCACATCCTGCTAAAAACATAATCAAAGATACCCCAAGACTTGTTTTTTCTATGAGAGTAAATATGCTAAATTTTAACTTTTTTCCGTCCAAATCTTTACTTTTATAAGTTAAGAAAAACACAGATAATAAGCCAATTGCCATGGCTATAGCAGCAGTTATAAAGCTTGTTTGATACGCCTGAGTTGAGTTAAATTTAATAGCTACAGCTGGCGATATGGCAGAAGCTATAATCACGCTCATATTATAATACCCTATCCCAACGCCCCTTTTGGTCTTAGGAACGAGCTTTGAGATGGTAGTATTACATATACAAGTTCCCATACCAAAAAGAGTTCCTGTCATAGCCCTTAATACAAGTAAAAAGCCAACATTTGTAATTTGTGTGTAAAGTAGGCTTACTATGAGATCTAAAACCATGACTATAAAAATAGTTTTTTTAATGCTGATTTTATCAACGATTCGCCCCATATATAGTGTGCCAAATATAACACCAAGAGTGTACATCAAGGTTATAAGTCCTGCTGTACTCACACTTGCACCAAGAGTTTTGATGGCAAAATTTGTCCCACTTATCAAAGTAAGATAACTTGAAATATAAAGAGTAAAGTTTATAGCACAGATGCTTAAAAAATTTCTACTAAAAATCATAAAATCCTAAAATAAAAAAATTTTGTGATTATATCCTAAATTTACTAAAATATTTATTTTAAACCTATTTTAAAGCATTTTCTACATATTTACTATTAAAATTTATATAATGATTTATTATAATAAATTTAAGTTTATATAAGATTTACCGCTAAATTTAATAAATTTATTTAAATTTAGCGGTATTTATTATTGTGCAACTAGTTTTACGATTTGAGTAATTACTTCACTTGACTTTTTTAACGAATTTACCGGCAAATACTCATAAATTGAATGAAAATTATGTGCTCCTGTAAAAATATTTGGTGTTGGAACGCCTTTTTGAGAAATAACAGCCCCGTCATATCCGCCACGCATTGGCTTTATTTTCATTTCAACTCCTGCATTTTCAAAAGCTTGTTTTGCAAATTTTATCGCAGGTGCGTTATCATTATTTAAAAAATTATAAACATTTGCGTATCTGTCATTAAGACAAATATTAATTCTATTATCCCAAATCTCATTTAAATTATCAGCTAATTTTTGCAAAAATTCCATTCTTTTTTTATAAATTTCTTGATCAAATTCTCTAATATCGATCTTTAAAACAGTTTTTGCACTATTGCCACTTAACTCTTTAACCCAAAAATACCCCTCTTTATTTTCTGTATACTCAGGTGCTTCACCGCCTGGTAAAAGTGAGATAAATTTATGTGCCATTAAAAGCGAATTTATCAAATTTCCTTTTGCATTCATTGGATGAGCACTACGACCTGTAAAAGTAACTACGCAATCTCCAGCATTCCAGTTTTCATAAATAAACTCACCAATCTCACAACAATCCAAACAATATCCAAAATCAGCCCCTAACAAATTTACATCAAGTGCTTTTGCACCCCTTAAACCTTGCTCTTCATCAGGCACAAAACACGCAATAATTTCTCCATGCTTAACTTGCGGATTACTCATAAAATATTGACACATATTTACAATACTTGCAATCGCTGCTTTATCATCAGCACCTAACAAACTAGTTCCATCAGTTACAATAATATCATCGCCGATATAGTTTTTAAGTTCAGGATTTTCACACTCTTTTAGATAAATTTTCAACTCTTCATTTAAACAAATATCACCACCTGTATATTTTACTATCTTAGCTTTTGTGTCATTTGTCTGTTCTGCACTTGTATCAAGGTGTGCAAAAAATGCTACACTTGGCACTTTTTTATCTAAATTCGATGGAATTTTAGCTATTAAAATAGCTTTGGAGCTTAAATTTATATCGCTAATGCCCATTTGTTCTAACTCATTTTTGATTAATTTAGCAAGTTCTAACTCTTTTGGGTTTGATGGCATTATGCCGTTTGCACCATTTTCTCTGTTTGTTGTTGTATTGATTTTTGTATAATTTAAAAATCTACTTACTATATCCATAATTTTATCCTTTATAAAATAATAAATGCAATTGCAATTACAGAAATTACCATTCCTAAAAATGTTCGTTTCGCAATAGCAAAAGGGTTTGTATTTGCTAATCCAGCACATACAATGCAAGCTCCTGCTAATGGTGAAGCTGTTCTACCCAAAGCACCACTTATTGTAGCAGCCATTCCAAGAACATCTTGGCTAAAACCAAACTCAGCTGCTTTAGAAGTTATTGCATCGTTAAAAGCAAAAGTTGCCGCATCACCTGAGCCAGTAACAACTGCCATTAAAAATGGTATAAAAGTTCCACCAAATTTAACATAATCTTGCTCATTTTTTAAAATAGCAATAATAAAATCAATTGCCCCACAAGCCATAAGTCCAGCCACAAACACACCTGCAGCAATTATAATACCTATAATATTTGCATAAGCTGTTCCCATTCCACTGAAAAATTCTTTCACGATTTTTTCAGGATTTGTCATTGTTACAATAAGCGTTACAATCGCACCTAATATCATAGCCTCAGCAACTCCCATTTTTGTCCATTCTAAAAATGAAATTTCACTTAATGGTGTACCTGCGACTATCAAAATAGCAAGCGGAACTAATGGCATTAAAGCGTGTATGTAATTAGTTTTTGTATTTTTTGAAACATTGACATTGTTTTGATTGCTAGATAAATAATTTACACCTTTTGTATAGTCTTTTAAAACAAAAGCAACTACGCTAATTGAAATTAAAACTATAGCTAAAGATAAAAATGCACTTGGCATTTGCACTTTTATAATATCTTGTACAGTATAAGCAGTGTTTCCACCTTTTACAATCATATCAGTAACATAAATATTATGCGCTGAGCCAGGACTTAAAACTCCACCATAAGTTCCAGCAAAAACTGCAGCTCCAGCCATCGCGGGTTTAACACCACTGGCCATTAAAAGCGGAATTAAAGTTGCACCGACTGCAGCCGCACATCCAGAAGCTGATGGAATAGCAATATTAATAAACCAAGTTAGGATTACAACTGCAGGAATTAAGAAAAATCCAATATTTCCAAGTGGTTTTGTTAAAGTATCTACTAACGCTTGATCACACTTTGTAAATTTAAGCACAAAAGCAAAGCCCATTGACGCACAAATTGCTTTTATAAGTCCAACTTTTGTCATGGAAGCTGTAAAAGCACTTAAACCATCCATTGGCTTTAATGATAATAAACAAAGAACTAAACCAACACCAAGTAAAACAGTTTTTGTATCACGCTTTTTAATTAATAATACCACAACAGCTATGATTCCAAAAACAGCTAACCATAATCTAAATGTTTCCATAAATTTTCCTTAAATTTTAATTTTTTCGCCGATTTTTATAGTTTGGACATCTTTTTTATACTCAAATTTTAAAATATCTGAGTGTCCGATAACTTCGGCTTTATCACCATCTATTAAAAACGCTGTGCCTTCTGGCATCGCATAAACTATCTCACTAGGATTTGCTATTAAAAACTCATTTAGCCTAGTTTCTCTGCTTTCGCCGTTATGACCTTTGATCTGGCCGCTTATGAAATGAGGATTTATTTGATACGAGAATAAATTTAATGACTCAAAGCTTTTTGGCATAATTATTGGCATATCATTTGTCGTCATCATCGTCTTTCCAGCGATATTTGCCCCAGCACTCCAACCAAAGTATTTCGCGCCATTTCTTACGGCATTTTTTATCTCATCAAGCAAATCAAACTCATAAATTTTTGCCATTAGCATAAAGGTATTTCCGCCCCCAACGCAGATTGATTTTGCATTTTTTATAGCATTTTTCATATCTTTATAGTGGTGAATGCTTTTGATGTTTGAGTTTTCTAGGCAATTTTGAACCCTTTTTTCATACTCATAATTTGTCCTAGTAACGCCAGCAAACGGAATAAATAAAATCTCCTCATCCCAGTTTTTTCCTAAAAATTCTTTAATCCAGCCTTTTGAGTGGTTTAAATATCCAGTATCTTTATAGCTTGATGCACTTAAAAGTAGGGCGTTCATTTATCGCCTTTGTTTATTGCATAAGCACTTCTTACAAAAACATCAACCCCTGCTAAAAGTGAATCCTCATCAAAGTCAAATTTAGAGTTATGATGACCTGCTTTTAGGGTAGTTCCTACCATTAAATAAGCACTTTTTCCACCTTGAAGTTGGACTGCATGCATAAAATGCGCAAAGTCCTCGCACGCACCAAAGCTAAGTTCGGTTAAAATTTTATCATTATCGATAAATGGACTCTCTTTTGCTGCGTTTTCATAAATCTGGGCAACTTCTTCATCGCTATTTCCACCACTTGTGCCACCAGTGATTTTTATATCATAACTTACGCCATAAATTTCACTAACGCCTTTAACTATTTTTTCACACTCGTTTTTCATAAACTCATTAAGTTCGGTTGTTTCGCCTCTAGTTTCGCATGCTAAATAGGCATTTGGTGCGATTACATTTCGTCCTTCACCAGCTTTTAAAACGCCAACATTTATTCTGGTAACTCCTTTTGCATTTCTAGTAATTCCGTGCATATTAAGTGCCATTTGACAAGCTGCTAAAAGTGCGTTATTTCCCTCTTCTGGAGCTCCTGCTGCGTGGGCTGATTTGCCTGTTAAAGTAATGTCAAATTTAGTCGTAGCAAGAAGTTTATCGGTTTTACAAATTATGCTTTTCATCACGGTTGCTTGAAAGCCGATATGTCCGCCAAGCAAATAATCAACTCCTTTTACAACTCCTGCTTTTTCCATACCAACTGCACCACGAGTTCCCTCTTCTGCTGTTTGAAAAATAAATCTAAACTTACCTTTAAATTTATCTAAATTCTCAGCTATCATTTTTGCAGTAAAAAGTCCAATTGTGATGTGTCCATCATGCCCACAAGCGTGAGTTATACCATCTATATCAGAACTAAATCCCTCTTTAAAAGGGCGGTGGCTTTCATCTTTGC
The sequence above is a segment of the Campylobacter corcagiensis genome. Coding sequences within it:
- the pepT gene encoding peptidase T, encoding MDIVSRFLNYTKINTTTNRENGANGIMPSNPKELELAKLIKNELEQMGISDINLSSKAILIAKIPSNLDKKVPSVAFFAHLDTSAEQTNDTKAKIVKYTGGDICLNEELKIYLKECENPELKNYIGDDIIVTDGTSLLGADDKAAIASIVNMCQYFMSNPQVKHGEIIACFVPDEEQGLRGAKALDVNLLGADFGYCLDCCEIGEFIYENWNAGDCVVTFTGRSAHPMNAKGNLINSLLMAHKFISLLPGGEAPEYTENKEGYFWVKELSGNSAKTVLKIDIREFDQEIYKKRMEFLQKLADNLNEIWDNRINICLNDRYANVYNFLNNDNAPAIKFAKQAFENAGVEMKIKPMRGGYDGAVISQKGVPTPNIFTGAHNFHSIYEYLPVNSLKKSSEVITQIVKLVAQ
- a CDS encoding FUSC family protein, producing MINLIRQKDPANFGLIYAIKALFGVSLTCLITFTLAGKALMLWAISGCVSVFFITTFKGSNKDRILGLMLFVFLSFNLILLSNFINALGIWLFLPAFVWIFLAQILSLYSINLSIAMINSAFICFVVLVVSSGISNFNSKFAAFGFILGSVIALIIRGFSNYGKFTKRAFKVIFNELSFLAKGQISTAQILDKISKTKDILNVKSSQFRDDNLIQNHTKVAFYLYKCEELVHALALLNLDHTDEIVENINELRKLFLDEELIFKYEFKNSKNAIVYEILDDIKNGSNAPLLPKKAKFSLKSFINSLNLNNQTFKFSLKFALAIAISLIIANLAQIERGVWVAIGTLCVMKVSVTEVTKATFQAIISTTLAVVFAVFMINLLSGSFMIYPFIFVAIFMLFYFKIFSYPVSNFGLIVCVSIYFFAISGDFKSLMILRLMDMSFGFLIACFVSFFIFPVKNSQKFKPLVNEILENFVNISNSIIQNQKTGEFTTLNSKNTDKISQFRGLFKSPLNTKFDEISKALVNIRIYSLKNGINSELKKDILDLKIRFIMLISKLNSRPYYFKDEQDFSLNLTKHLANLQSQIYNDISPNSLN
- the dcuC gene encoding C4-dicarboxylate transporter DcuC, producing METFRLWLAVFGIIAVVVLLIKKRDTKTVLLGVGLVLCLLSLKPMDGLSAFTASMTKVGLIKAICASMGFAFVLKFTKCDQALVDTLTKPLGNIGFFLIPAVVILTWFINIAIPSASGCAAAVGATLIPLLMASGVKPAMAGAAVFAGTYGGVLSPGSAHNIYVTDMIVKGGNTAYTVQDIIKVQMPSAFLSLAIVLISISVVAFVLKDYTKGVNYLSSNQNNVNVSKNTKTNYIHALMPLVPLAILIVAGTPLSEISFLEWTKMGVAEAMILGAIVTLIVTMTNPEKIVKEFFSGMGTAYANIIGIIIAAGVFVAGLMACGAIDFIIAILKNEQDYVKFGGTFIPFLMAVVTGSGDAATFAFNDAITSKAAEFGFSQDVLGMAATISGALGRTASPLAGACIVCAGLANTNPFAIAKRTFLGMVISVIAIAFIIL
- a CDS encoding amidohydrolase, which encodes MNISQQILGLKDEIVKTRRFFHSHPETGWFTFFTTAVIADKMTKMGYDVKLGREVVDPDARQGLGSKEDCEKYLKRAKTLLNDEQIKYLDKMEDGLTGLVADIDTGKPGKFVAFRFDIDGVDVTECKDESHRPFKEGFSSDIDGITHACGHDGHITIGLFTAKMIAENLDKFKGKFRFIFQTAEEGTRGAVGMEKAGVVKGVDYLLGGHIGFQATVMKSIICKTDKLLATTKFDITLTGKSAHAAGAPEEGNNALLAACQMALNMHGITRNAKGVTRINVGVLKAGEGRNVIAPNAYLACETRGETTELNEFMKNECEKIVKGVSEIYGVSYDIKITGGTSGGNSDEEVAQIYENAAKESPFIDNDKILTELSFGACEDFAHFMHAVQLQGGKSAYLMVGTTLKAGHHNSKFDFDEDSLLAGVDVFVRSAYAINKGDK
- a CDS encoding DMT family transporter — protein: MEDQKSSYGLGIIVTLLSALFWGFSSACGQYLFEQKNISPEWLVTTRLILSGILLLSYSIYKQKAQILLIFTNKKDTLILIFYAIFGLYACQYTYYLTIDLSNAAIATILQYTSPIFIIIFVGIVDKTLPSLKEILALICVVIGVFILATHGDPSNLVIPPKAIITGLLSALCILVYSITPIKINRRYGILTCLALGLSMSGVMSSVMCRAWSLEGVSDLPGVGALLGVVLCGTVLSFSLYMKGLSILGPTKASLIASIEPVTSAFFIWIWLGVTFVAFDFLGFFLIIASTIILAKK
- a CDS encoding MFS transporter, yielding MIFSRNFLSICAINFTLYISSYLTLISGTNFAIKTLGASVSTAGLITLMYTLGVIFGTLYMGRIVDKISIKKTIFIVMVLDLIVSLLYTQITNVGFLLVLRAMTGTLFGMGTCICNTTISKLVPKTKRGVGIGYYNMSVIIASAISPAVAIKFNSTQAYQTSFITAAIAMAIGLLSVFFLTYKSKDLDGKKLKFSIFTLIEKTSLGVSLIMFLAGCAYGGILAFLSAHTQGLNLTNSGALYYPFYSIVALFAVWICGSVFDKFGPNLVSLATLFSLALSVFLLGIAKSSIFILASAFFLAFGWATFKSLAQSMVVKLAPSSKIGLANSTFFIAANLGIGISPPLLGFLEPSFGFSGVYIASSFIMLLAMGLYLVFVSPKFK
- the pepE gene encoding dipeptidase PepE; this encodes MNALLLSASSYKDTGYLNHSKGWIKEFLGKNWDEEILFIPFAGVTRTNYEYEKRVQNCLENSNIKSIHHYKDMKNAIKNAKSICVGGGNTFMLMAKIYEFDLLDEIKNAVRNGAKYFGWSAGANIAGKTMMTTNDMPIIMPKSFESLNLFSYQINPHFISGQIKGHNGESRETRLNEFLIANPSEIVYAMPEGTAFLIDGDKAEVIGHSDILKFEYKKDVQTIKIGEKIKI